In Odocoileus virginianus isolate 20LAN1187 ecotype Illinois chromosome 5, Ovbor_1.2, whole genome shotgun sequence, a single window of DNA contains:
- the MYCL gene encoding protein L-Myc, translating into MCKCAGCFAAPSGRGAGPLQVAGGGSEGADMDFDSYQHYFYDYDCGEDFYRSTAPSEDIWKKFELVPSPPTSPPWSSGPGDGDAGPGIGPPEPWPGGGAGDDAESRGHSKAWGRNYASIIRRDCMWSGFSARERLERAVSDRLAAGAPRGNPSKAPAVPDSAPSLEAGNPAPAAPCPLGEPKTQACSGSESPSDSEGEEIDVVTVEKRQSLGVRKPVTITVRADPLDPCMKHFHISIHQQQHNYAARFPPESCSQGEAPEPGPHEDGLERDAPEEKEDEADEEIVSPPPVESEPSQSCNPKPVSSDTEDVTKRKNHNFLERKRRNDLRSRFLALRDQVPTLATCSKAPKVVILSKALEYLQALVGAEKRMATEKRQLRCRQQQLQKRIAYLSGY; encoded by the exons ATGTGCAAGTGTGCGGGCTGCTTCGCTGCCCCGAGCGGGCGGGGAGCCGGTCCGCTCCAGGTGGCCGGTGGCGGGAGCGAG GGAGCGGACATGGACTTCGACTCGTACCAGCACTATTTCTATGATTATGACTGCGGAGAGGATTTCTACCGCTCCACGGCGCCCAGCGAGGACATCTGGAAGAAATTCGAGCTGGTGCCGTCGCCCCCCACGTCGCCGCCCTGGAGCTCCGGTCCCGGCGACGGAGACGCGGGCCCTGGAATTGGTCCTCCGGAGCCATGGCCCGGAGGGGGCGCCGGGGACGATGCAGAATCCCGGGGTCACTCGAAAGCTTGGGGCAGGAACTACGCTTCCATCATCCGCCGAGACTGCATGTGGAGCGGCTTCTCGGCCCGGGAACGGCTGGAGAGAGCGGTGAGCGACCGGCTCGCCGCTGGCGCGCCCCGGGGGAACCCGTCCAAGGCTCCCGCCGTCCCGGACAGCGCTCCCAGCCTCGAAGCCGGCAACCCGGCGCCCGCTGCCCCCTGTCCGCTGGGCGAGCCCAAGACCCAGGCCTGCTCGGGGTCCGAGAGCCCAAGTGACTCGG AGGGTGAAGAAATTGACGTTGTGACAGTGGAGAAGAGGCAGTCCCTGGGTGTCCGGAAGCCGGTCACCATCACAGTGCGAGCAGACCCTTTGGACCCCTGCATGAAACACTTCCACATCTCCATCCATCAACAACAGCACAACTATGCGGCCCGTTTTCCTCCAGAAAGCTGCTCCCAAGGAGAGGCTCCAGAGCCAGGGCCCCATGAAGACGGTCTGGAGAGAGATGCACCggaggaaaaggaagatgagGCAGATGAAGAAATTGTGAGTCCCCCACCGGTAGAAAGCGAGCCTTCCCAGTCCTGCAACCCCAAACCTGTCAGTTCCGACACTGAGGACGTGACCAAGAGGAAGAACCATAACTTCCTGGAGCGTAAAAGGCGGAATGACCTCCGTTCCAGGTTCTTGGCCCTGAGGGACCAGGTCCCTACCCTGGCCACCTGCTCCAAGGCCCCCAAAGTAGTGATCCTGAGCAAGGCCTTGGAATACTTGCAAGCCCTAGTGGGAGCCGAGAAGAGGATGGCTACGGAGAAAAGACAGCTCCGGTGTCGGCAGCAACAGCTGCAGAAGAGAATCGCGTACCTCAGTGGCTACTAA